TTGACATCTACTTGTCTGAGCcatgtgaagaaatttcaatcaatgcaCTGGAATAATGGAAGTCAAATTCAGTGTGCCTTTCTTCTTTGGCTAATACAGCTATCAAGTATTTAGCCATTTCCCACACATAAGCTCCTGTAGAAAGGCTTTTAAATATTGCCGgaaaggtgtacagaactgatTGCTGTTCTCTTAATGGCATCACATTTAAACCACTTATGATGATAAAGTGCAATGGACATATTAATTAACCAGTATTTGAAGTCTATGTACCTAACACtgtatacatatgtacatatacctctgtttttgaaatgctttttgtttttatattgaaaaagtaatgtgtaatgtaatgcattacacaggcaaagtaattgtaatgtaatgcattacatgtgagaaaaaatgtaattgtaattgtaatggaagaatcacaaagtaattgtaatgtaatgcattacattgcaatgtaatggtCCCAGGCCTGGTCACAAACTGtaaactatatcatgtatataattatcTTCTTCTTTTTGTTATGGCCTGGCAACGAAGTCAATCATTCCACAACaaatgagttacagatcaagtttaagtttcatttGGATGATTCCGCTTCgataatttttgccaaaatttagggattacaactttgaaaattgttgaaaatcacacttatacagacttttttctatatgcctccagattttgagctgattttttatatgtgagactaccatcatgtttgtgtccacatgtgttattgaaattgcagatttttcaactttttgagacggggccattcctGTCGCTTAGACATATCTagttttgatttaaaaccttttttttattcaacaacaatataTCACATGCTGTTAAAAACCTTCATTCTTTTACTTTTACCAAGCTTAGGCATTATACCAAATTACTTATACACATGTAATTGTTATAGGGTACAAGCTAAATCAGCACAGTCCTATTCacaaagtcaaatcggcaccttgtTTCATCAGCATATTGTCAGCACCTAAAGACAAATTGGTACCTTGATAAGATTTGAAAATGACATGTTCCCTCCCCTTCAACAGGGTTCTCCCTAGACTTTTTGAAGGCAAGGCCAACAATGAGATTCATAGACACATGCAGTCAGAGTTGTCTGATTTAACAGTATCTTAAAAATCATCTATTGTCTGATTTACATGTAACagtatcttaaaaaaaatgtgtatggaTTGATCAGAGATCCCTACatgtcattgtatatatatatattctatatttaaaagaTGAAAAGGTGATTCAGTTTTtaccaattttaatattttaataaccagtacaatgatgtattataatTTGTCTTTCCTTATAGATATAATACAAAATGGACTCTACATATCTGAAGAAGCACTTGGGAAACAGTTTAACAGCCTGTTTAGCTGAAGTAGCAGAGAAACGACCAAGGGATCCAGTTGAATATATAGCACAATGGTTATATAAATATATGGACAATCAGAATCATGCTGCGCAGGTAAGAAAAGACTTTGCATTAAGTTATTACATCATtgtacattggttgcaatgaattacattgatttcccagttagataaaaaatgataaaaatgaaaaaagataaaagataaaaaaaaaacatggttatttcactctctgacgtcatacaacaacaAGACAACTCATGACCGAACAACACAGATAATTTACGCGCATTCGTGAAGTAATgtgttgttgaatatttttctctgtttgaattcttcgattagttattctataattaaattgtataaaaaaaaaaaaaacaatatacatgtatatgattgaAATCAAATTACATCTTATAAAAAACCCAATATTTATTAATTATGATTGAAATCAGCTctcatttaaatttgtatttgccTGTGATCTAACACAGTTATGTTGTAGTGTATTTCTTCTGgacataaatttcaaataaaaaaaaatcgcacctTCCTTTTCTCCCCTTTCTCAAAAACATTTCTATAGTGTAATGTATTCCTTATGCGATAAATGATATGAAACATAAAGTAAATAAAAGGCCCAAAAAACCTTCTTTAAACATTATTCTTTTGTTTGATCTTTTGAGCATTTGATTAGGACTTTTATCTAGAAATTGACTGATAGGGTCGGTTTATAACAACTTTactacgacaaaagagataacaGCTTCCCAATTGTcaccttttcatttttaaactaagagttccaaatgatgaagttgaaatcatcacttaaAAATTTTACGTACATCACCAACAGTTGGTTGACCTTATGGAATATCTAGTGTAtataaatgatatcggatatgttcctcatgctgtaactacaatcccgtttccATTTCACGAATGGGACCTACAGTGACTACGGAATTAGACGATTTACAggctttgtaataacatgagcaacatgataGGTGGCACATGTGGACCAAGATATGCTTACCCTATCGGAGCACCTGTAATCATCtctagtttttggtgtggtttgtgTTGTTGTTGTACCCCATTTTAAGACATTTTGATGCATctgttgtacatgtataaaaccaggtttaatccaccatttactacatttaaaaatgtctgtaccaagccaggaatatgacagttgttgtccattcctttaatgtgttttatcattcAACTTTACCATaaagggactttcagttttgaattttcctcagagttcagtatttttgtgattttactttttagtaacaAGTTGTAAGATATCAAttataaattgtgttttttttcatagacttttttatattgttatacatATTTGGTCATTTTTGGTGTTACACAGGTTTCAATGATGCGTCGATTTCCATGCGTCCAGGAAGCATATATACATGTCTTAACGAGAACCcttgatgtacatgtacaaaatgtatgtgttgAAAGTCAAATATATTTCATCAACATTTCAAGTGCTTATTACATTTTTATCCTTTCATTAATTATAGAAAGTTAGAGAAATTGAACAATTAGAGGAAGAAAAGAAGAACTTTGTTAAAGATGAGGAACTGAAAGAAAAAAGGAAGTTGGAAGCAGAACAGATTGCCAAAGAAGATGAAGAAAGAAGAAAGGTATATAGACAATCATATTGTAATATATCATAATTAAAACTGATTAATTTCCAAAGTTTTAAGTGAATAACAATTGTTTTGTTCTTAACTTATATCTAgcatgataaaataaataactaagctgaaataaacaatttcaatGTTCATATTTTAGCtaataaataaaaactgaaatatttttttatccgTAATTTCATCTATTAAAACGGTGAAATATGTTACAGGATGCTGTCATTCCTTAATCTATAAAATGTACAGGTAGGATTACAAATTTATCAATCACAGCTACAGATTAATTTACGACCTTCCAACAAGGTATTACACAGGTACATCACTGCAGGGGTAATTACAGTCAGGTGGATGTCCGACTAGTCTGTCTTTTTGTCCCATTGGGACATATATAGGGGCAAGGCTTAAAATGTACTGTAATATATGCAATGCAGTACTGTATGTGTATAGTTATATTTTTGGTTCTTGAaaaaagtaacataacaaaaaatacggTACTCCAAGGAAAATTATAGGCAGCCATATGGCCTTCATAAATGGTTAAAAAACATACTCTAAATCAGCCAAAAAAAGGCCCCAACATGAATCTTTTACTGTTTTCAGTCTGTTTGTTTGTAAGAAAAGGAATACTGTTGTTTTGTAAAGTCATGTTGTAACAAAATATGGGACATCTTCCATCTTTTGTAGTTAAAGGAATGTTCTACAATTTGACAATAaaaaatcgaaataaaaaaacTTCTTTGTTTTAAGAATTTACAAGAAAGAACTAGTGAATAAATATTTGCAGTCAGTttgatttaaatttgtaaaaatctGCCACAGAAATTAGAAAGGGCATGCAGATGAAATTTGGCAGTAATCTTGATAACTGTATGACCCTTTATTTCCTGATACATGTAGGTGTAAAACAGTTATTctgcataatatttttttattatcatattttacACATCTTTAAGATGATTTCATGTTTAAAGTAGCTAAGACACTGACTATATAAGCTTTGAGTTGGATGATCAGGATGAAAAGAATAATATTGCAGCTTACATTTTTCACCAATGAGCTTTTTATACCCAATTTAAGctagggcattatgtttttctgtgtACATTATAGTTATTGGTTTAGTTAGTttagataaaattgaagtccaatcaacttgaaacttagtacacatgttccctatgatatgatcattaTAATTTAAAGGCCAAAGTTTGACCACAATTTTTATGGTGCACTAAtcatgaacatagaaaataatcaTTCAggtggggcatcagtgtactatggacacgTTCTTGTTGTACATCTGAATTGtatgtactttttattttcattaagttATAACATTGTTTATTCTTAGGCTGACGCAGAGCGAGCATTGAAAGAGAGTTCATCAACTAAACTTCCCCCTGTTATAGAGGCTAATGAACCTGCTGAAGACATGTCAAAGGTCACAGAGGAAACATCAGAACAGAAAACTGATGAAACAGAGAAAAAAGAAGAAGAGGAGGAGAAAAAGGTCAGTTTGTCAGATATTTATGTGAGAATGATTTAGACTGTTGTGCAAATGTTAGTGTGTTTAGCAGGAAAATTATTATACGATGTGCTCTACAGGTTATTTGTCATTCTGGTTTAGTCCGGAACCTTTGATAcatgcatttatttatatatttctctatttctTACACGATTTATCCTTTTCTTGAcatattgattatttttatttaatcaacgtgtggttggtTTAATCTCAGTTCTTTATTGGTCAAAATTCTATTATGGATGACTTTGAATTTTCTGCCTTTTTTCATGTCGTCACagtaggaaattcagaggaaagcaagaaaattcaaTCCATAACAGAATTTTGACCAATAAAGAACTGCCTGATGACGTTACATAGAAAGAACACAgctttttgcagatcatttgcaaagaaggaataagtttgcctgcatataTTGTTAAATcttcagagaaacagattccaccaccaaatttCGTGTAATAAGATATTTATCCACTCTGGACAGTTcagttttaaataattaaaaagcttggcaagcctcttgttttaaatttaaaaatttaactgtctcaagcggaaaaatatcgtatcacactcattgctgtggtagaatctatatttattaaCAAATGCCAGTTTTCCTGATAAAAGACGATGGTTCTCCCTGGGTTCTCCAGCTTCCTACACCAATAAAAATTACAGCAATATAGAtgagtgctgaaagtggcattcaACACCAACAATTAATCAGTCAATCATATCTTATGTAGTGTCAAGAACTAATCTTCAATTTAATGCTGTATCATCTTTCCATCTTCgttatgaattttattttataactttaaCAGGAAGAAGAACCAGAAAGTAAAGAAGAAGACAAGGAAGAAACAGAAGAGAAAGAAGGAGACCAGGAAGATTAATACCAGGATAATACTCACTTTCACTTTGTATCAACATTCTAAATATAGGAAGATTGTCAAATACCTTTTTGTCTTCCTACTACAAGATTAGCAAAAAGTAGACATTTTTttacacaagtttctgaaaaaaatcaattgtttagCAATTTATTGCATTTTTGAAGAAGTTTTGATTGTTTAAAGCACACAATAGGAACCAAACTTACTTGTTAGTTGGCCTTACTTATTATGTTTGTCATCACAATATTATGTATAGAAAGTAGGGTCAAGTTTATCAAACATGGAGGTTGCCTTACACTGCACTATTGCTCTTATTGAAAATGTAGTAACTTTTTTACATGAGATTAATTTATATGAATGAATTTACGTTTGACATAAAGTTCAATTTGcttatcttttacaaaatattttttttattctaactaAAGGTTAATTGTCACTTTCTCTTATTTTGAACATGTATTATTTATGGATGTATTTTATCAACCAGGTTAAGTTTTCAGTATTAtaggtattttttaatcaacatatttCAGAACTGTATGTTTTGTTCTAAGTCAAAAGGGTGCTGATTATTAATTGAAGCATTACTAACAATATCAAACCAGTATGTGCCATTACATATAGATACACAGTCCCTGTCTTAAGTGGCCACATGGATACTATCTTCAAACATTTATACAATGTCCAGCTTGTATAAACTTAACATATTTCATGGAAATCTTTGAAGATGACAATGACCCTGTTTAAACAATACTATTGTTATTTTATTGGGATTTCAAACTTTTGGTAACAGTCTATGTGGATTATTAAGTTTCTATACAATAATTGTTACAACGGAGGCCATATTAGGACAGGGACATCTGTGATAGTATAATTACACCATGtcttgcctttatttattatgtattattttctCTGGTCATTATTTAATCAAACAGTGCTCGTACAATCCTAAAACAGCATTCCTAAATTTTTGAtgtgataaaaatatttatgatttgtttatatgatttatttattgtgaaatttacaaaataaatattatgattttattttctctGTTCTATTTGTTATACCTTCCACATGTTACAATTGGAACAGAAAAGTGTTTAGCATAAGTATTTAAAATGGTAGAGTCAATTTGTATTTTCTCCAAGAATAGGTTTGCCAGCAGTTTACATAATAAATACTGCAtgcttattttcttaaaatttaaattgGATGGACATGTTCACTTTATACTGTTTATTGAAGAACTTGTAATTCTGATCTTTCAGTTTTGCAAAAGAACAAATTTGGATGCTGTATATCAGTAGGTTCATTGATTGAAAGTAACTCTTCTGTTGTCTTTCAGGTTAAGGATAGTAACTTGATTCCATATTGTAAACtaatagtacggtgaccagacccaatattttttagatttaatcgtcaaacatactatatggctatattagatatcattggattcggaaaaattagtacttttgaaatatcgatgtcgtcaaaaatAAATGTGGTGACAGTTTtgctttaaataaggtcaaagatcaaattctgtttttcttttttcttcttccatacttttaaaatttgaagatatatacagcaattaagtttaaatttcagatacagacattttttcaaatcaattaacaatgaattacctcgaaaaagtaaaaaaaaaaaagaattaggaAATCGATTTATTCTGGAAATTGGCGTTTTTTAAACACTTGATCTATTATACACATATTCTGTTAAAGTTACAGAAGTAATCTTGCTGGTTGACGTTCAACGTCAGCAATAAAGGATAACTATTATTATTTTAACTGAAGCCTACTATCATGAAGGCGTATTTTGCCTAAGCTCATTCATGTAATTCATTTAAACTAAAAAGCACTCAATACCTCGAAAACAGTTGCAATCAAAAATCCAATCAAAGAGATTCACACAACAGAATTATGCCAGAAGTATCTTTTGGTTCATCTGTCAAGGAACATGATTTGAAATGTCTACATAATTCTGAACTTTCTAGGAGCAAAGCTCCGGACATGTAGGGTGTTGTTGTGAACAAACACATGACTATTTAACATGGAGATTTTCCTTTCAATGAAAACACAAGATACTGTAAGAATTCAGCTGACATATGCCCTTTACAATACACAGGGTGTAATGAATCATTTAACTATTGCCAGTCGTATTGTTAAATTGACGTAATAGGGGGTTTAGCAATGTGTTATGCGGTCCCAATTTTTAGTTTGAAACGAAGTACGTAAAACATGCTGTTCCAGTGCCGCCTCACAGAGAGTTAATCTGACTAAACTTACATCTTTACTAGCGGCAAGCTTGACGCGCATTGGATAATAATTATAATGGAATAGTTTTAAAGAGATTTTTCTGATCATAGagctttgaaattatttttttatgaacaagCAAGGGCTTTATCTTTGGCAATATTATCGAAACTCTAAACACCACTGAAATAGTCGTGCGTGTCCTTCAAAGTCTGATTGTTTACCTACTCCAAACAGAGACACAGTTGTGTCGCATCCGGTAGGGCATGTACAGCAGTTAGTAGTTTACAAGTTGTTGGGGAAAACAGACACATAGGTAGTGAATGAGTGAAAATCTCCGTCCATCCTTTACACTACTAATGCTTCCCATCTGCACCCACAACTGGCTTGAATGTGTCATATATTTAAAGTAGTGAACACGAACACACAGAACAAACACATCTGTGTTGGAGGTCTGTATGCTTGTTCTTTCGATTTTTCCCATTTCTCTAAACTCCGTGTCAAAGTTTAAGGCATTGAGTATCAGCCTAGGTCTCCTCTTGAGTGCTAAGCAAGTTACTACAGCTATTAATAGTGTTGGTATAAATAACTTTGACAATTTAGGAATTTACAAACGTTCTGGCTTTGTAAAGCTCACATCAGGTAGAATCATAAGGGATTTGTCAAAGTTTTGCAGTCAGGAATACTTCTCCCCTCAATAATTTATACACTTTGGTGGAAGCTGTAGTCTTTGTGCAGCGTTCCCTATCGGGAGACTTTATAGAGTTGTTCATGTCGTAGCGGTCAAAAACATCTGCTACTGTACATGTGTGCGTTATAGAAATTCATCAGAACATATGTCTTAATAGTCAGCTGCAAGGTCACCGAATGTTTTACCTTTCTTAATATCAATACATTGAACCAATGCCATACCATCTCTGATGTAAGTTGAAAGTGATGGCACAAGGAAGGGTATGGAAAGTGCACAAG
This genomic window from Mytilus galloprovincialis chromosome 9, xbMytGall1.hap1.1, whole genome shotgun sequence contains:
- the LOC143046240 gene encoding uncharacterized protein LOC143046240 encodes the protein MDSTYLKKHLGNSLTACLAEVAEKRPRDPVEYIAQWLYKYMDNQNHAAQKVREIEQLEEEKKNFVKDEELKEKRKLEAEQIAKEDEERRKADAERALKESSSTKLPPVIEANEPAEDMSKVTEETSEQKTDETEKKEEEEEKKEEEPESKEEDKEETEEKEGDQED